A stretch of DNA from Anaerobranca californiensis DSM 14826:
GTATATACAAGGTAGGGGAAAAGTTAGCACAAAGGCTTGAAGGGCTGGAGGTAGAAGTAATAAATAATCGCCGTACCCATTTTCCCTATGCCGGTTCTTATCGGAGGTCTAGAAGAACGGCTAAGGAAATAATAGATAAAAAGGTAGATGCTATTTTTGATGTCCATCGGGATGCCACTCCGGTAAATGAGTATTTAGAAGAAATAAATGGTGAGAAAATTACTCAAGTTTTAATAGTTGTAGGGAGACAAAACCCAGCATTTAGAGTAAATGAAGAATTTGCTTTAAAACTAAAGTCAGTGGGAGATGAAATGTATCCCAAACTGGTTAAAGGTATTTTTTATGCCAGAGGTGGGTATAATCAAGATTTACATCCTAGGGCGTTGTTATTGGAGATAGGGGCCCATACCAATAAAAGGGAACAGGCTGAAAGGGGAGCAGAGCTTTTTGCAGAAGTTATTACTAAAACTTTATATGGAAATTTAGAAGTACCCAAAGCTACTGAAGAACTAGAAGAAGATCCTAAATCCTTAGAAGAAGAAGAAAATAATGAACCTCCTAAGGTACAGTCCACTGTAAACAGTGGAGGGATTGGTAGAGGTGGATTATTAAAAGGAATAATGGTAGTTTTGTTACTTACCGTCATAGGGGGAGGGGGGTATCTATTAATTAGTGTAGGAGATACTCGGGAGATAGAGAAAAAAATCCGAAGTTTTCTATCAAAGGAATTTGCTAATACTTTAATATGGAAAAAGGGTAAAAAAGAAAGTAAAAGTTGACACTATTAGAAAAGGGGTATATCATAAAAATAGGGAATTTTTTTGAAATCTTTAAAAATCAGGATTTAAGGGGGGAGGAAAATTGTTTTTGAAGTTTTTTTTAGCAGCCTTTGTTTCTGCTATAACATATATTGATGCAACAGCCGTTGGACAAACGATGATTTCTCGCCCCATCGTTTCAGCACCTATCATTGGTTTAATTTTCGGTGATTTACAAACAGGTATTTTAGTTGGGGTATTGTTGGAATTGTTGTGGATTGGTACCCTACCTATAGGTGCAACGGTACCACCGGAATCAACTTTTGCCGCTGTAAATACAGTGGCTATTGCTGTTCTAACAGGTTTTACTGATATAAGCAGTTTAGTATTAATATTCATCCTTTTAATACCCTTTGTTTATTTAGCCAGCTTTTTAGAGGATAAAATTCGAAGTAAAAATAACCGGTTAACTATAATGGCTGAAAAAGTAATAGAAGAAGGGAGATTGGATAAATTAGTCTTATTACATTTTTTGGGTTTATCCCGATTTTTTATCAAAACTTTTGTCATTTCCTTAATTGCAGTTTTAATAGGATATTATAGCATACCCCCAATTCACCAGGCTTTACCACAATCCCTTTATAACACATTACAAATAGGTGGGAAAATACTTCCTATTTTAGGGGTTGCAGTTGTTATAGATTTATTGATAAATAAAAGAAATTGGTTTTTTTTATTCCTTGGTTTTCTTTTAGGATTATTAAAAATTAACCTTTGGATATTGGTGATAATCAGTCTTATCGTAATCTTTTACCTTCTATATAAAAAGGAGGGAAGATTTTGAGTAAATTTTATTTATTAATAAAAACAGTGTTTAGAAGTATGCTAATTCAAGGCTCTATGAACTTTGAAAGGATGCATAACCTCGGTATAATTTATATTTTGTTACCAGCATTAAAGGTTATTTACAAAGATGAAGAAAAATTGAAGGAAGTGGTAAAGGGACATTTAGAGTTTTATAATTGCCATCCCTACATGTCTTCATTTGTATTGGGAACTGTTATAAAGTTAGAAGAAAAAAGACAAAGGGGAGAATTGCCTAATGGGAACTTTATTAGTCAAGTAA
This window harbors:
- the spoIIP gene encoding stage II sporulation protein P; its protein translation is MKYKVIIVLLTIFLFSFTSFLFAESELEDGSYYTLYDENNNVLLRTAIVIHVGDKFIDHNNIHYEVYKVDSQNYKAWAKKIDPDEVTIHTFSNFAQLKGADQRRIGLYYTHSGESYVPTDGYAQTDRRRGGIYKVGEKLAQRLEGLEVEVINNRRTHFPYAGSYRRSRRTAKEIIDKKVDAIFDVHRDATPVNEYLEEINGEKITQVLIVVGRQNPAFRVNEEFALKLKSVGDEMYPKLVKGIFYARGGYNQDLHPRALLLEIGAHTNKREQAERGAELFAEVITKTLYGNLEVPKATEELEEDPKSLEEEENNEPPKVQSTVNSGGIGRGGLLKGIMVVLLLTVIGGGGYLLISVGDTREIEKKIRSFLSKEFANTLIWKKGKKESKS
- a CDS encoding PTS sugar transporter subunit IIC: MFLKFFLAAFVSAITYIDATAVGQTMISRPIVSAPIIGLIFGDLQTGILVGVLLELLWIGTLPIGATVPPESTFAAVNTVAIAVLTGFTDISSLVLIFILLIPFVYLASFLEDKIRSKNNRLTIMAEKVIEEGRLDKLVLLHFLGLSRFFIKTFVISLIAVLIGYYSIPPIHQALPQSLYNTLQIGGKILPILGVAVVIDLLINKRNWFFLFLGFLLGLLKINLWILVIISLIVIFYLLYKKEGRF